Proteins encoded in a region of the Bacteroidales bacterium genome:
- a CDS encoding metallophosphoesterase has protein sequence MNFIIRIITVTIVVIVSDIYFFRAIKALFVKDNLKQKRLKIILIIMTLIFAAFEASWFLIIGYPGDDPIKYRQLYMLLNIFILLYLPKSAMAVPIIIYDLFRFITLLFRKTDATGFKLRRSLWIYILSLFVFTVALAFCIHGFTYGKTNIKLKNINLNYSGLPEEFNGFKIIQISDLHLGSYKDTCFISKATRIIKDLSPDMLLMTGDMINVSDVETENYVNIFSDLKFPYGKFCILGNHDIGDYFKLREINNQAEITNKLVEAEKKMGFVVLIDSACYIKKGKDSIALAGVNNIGNYPFKRTGDLNKALSYTKNNDFVILMSHDPNHWKDEVSGGTNISLTLSGHTHAMQLACVTDMFKFSPSRFIFKYWYGSYTYGEQVLYVNPGLGYSGFSARIGVKPEITIITLNKKG, from the coding sequence ATACGCATAATTACCGTAACAATTGTTGTAATTGTTTCGGATATATATTTTTTTCGTGCAATTAAGGCGCTTTTTGTAAAAGATAATCTTAAACAAAAACGCCTTAAAATTATTCTCATAATCATGACGCTGATATTTGCTGCCTTTGAAGCATCGTGGTTTTTGATTATTGGTTATCCAGGGGACGATCCGATTAAATACAGGCAGCTTTACATGTTGTTAAACATTTTTATTCTTCTATATTTACCCAAATCAGCGATGGCGGTTCCAATAATTATTTACGACTTATTCAGATTTATTACTTTATTGTTTAGAAAAACAGACGCAACAGGATTTAAATTGAGAAGAAGTTTGTGGATATATATTTTAAGCCTTTTCGTGTTTACCGTGGCTTTAGCTTTTTGTATTCATGGGTTTACTTATGGTAAAACAAATATTAAACTAAAAAATATCAATCTAAATTATTCCGGCTTACCAGAAGAATTTAACGGCTTTAAAATTATCCAGATTTCGGATTTGCATCTTGGCAGTTATAAGGATACGTGTTTTATCAGCAAAGCAACCAGAATTATAAAAGATTTATCGCCCGATATGCTTTTAATGACCGGCGATATGATTAATGTTTCGGATGTGGAAACAGAAAATTATGTAAACATTTTTTCTGATTTAAAATTTCCTTATGGTAAATTTTGCATTCTTGGGAATCATGATATTGGTGATTATTTTAAACTTCGGGAGATTAATAATCAGGCTGAAATAACAAACAAACTTGTTGAAGCCGAAAAAAAAATGGGCTTTGTCGTATTGATAGATTCGGCATGTTATATTAAAAAAGGTAAAGATTCTATTGCCTTGGCGGGTGTAAATAATATAGGAAACTACCCTTTTAAACGTACAGGGGATTTAAATAAAGCATTAAGTTATACAAAAAATAATGATTTTGTTATTTTAATGTCACATGACCCGAATCATTGGAAAGATGAAGTTTCCGGGGGAACAAATATTTCGCTCACACTGTCGGGGCATACTCATGCAATGCAGTTGGCATGTGTAACGGATATGTTTAAATTCAGTCCGAGCAGATTTATTTTTAAATATTGGTATGGTTCATACACTTATGGGGAACAAGTGTTGTATGTAAATCCGGGTCTGGGCTATAGTGGTTTTTCAGCACGAATAGGTGTAAAACCGGAAATTACAATAATAACCTTGAATAAAAAGGGCTGA